Part of the Chanos chanos chromosome 5, fChaCha1.1, whole genome shotgun sequence genome, AATGGAACACGACATACATAAAGTGGGCGGATTGTCTGAATGTGCTTGCAgggaggtttgtgtgtgcatgtgtttgcttgtgcgtgtgacagggagagagatgtgtgattgTTGTGGTGAGACTGACAGGAAATTGCTGTAGCGAGgcaaagaacaagaaaagagaATCTCACttattctctatctctctctctctctctctctctcccatgctggCATCAGAAAACTTGAAGCAAAAAGATATTTTGTACCTGTTAGATCATGTGCCTACCTCTACATCTTGCGTGTAGTACTGAAAGGTTAGACTAGGCTTGTGATATACAgaagaacattttaaatgagcCTCTTGTTAACTGATGTAGGGCCAGCATCGTTTGACTTGGCCAGTATGTTTTGAGTATTGAATACAGAAGGGACAGCTGACTGCACGCTGTACACAGTGACTTTTATAAGTCCTGAAGGGAAGGCCAGTAGTTCAGTAGTTCATTATTTGTTAAAAGAATCACTTGACTCCAGAGGACTCTCAGTGGGATTTCAGGCTTTAATTAATAACTGATAGAAAATCTAATTCAAACACATTTATACAACCCAGTCCTGTTGGAGTGACTTTGGTATCCTCTACTCTAGAAAGTACTAGTACTGTAAAGTACACCCAAAACCTTCAGCCCAGTCTATAACCTCTTCCCTGGACCTTTTGAACTTGTCTTAAATTACTCTATGGGTATTTTTCTAAGCGCCATAGTAACCCAATTCATCTATTCATTTCCAATCTGTGATAGCATTTCAGGCCCCCAAATGCTCAGACAAGGCTCTCAGTCTTCTACCCTCGTGAACATTCATATAATCCATTTGGGGCCTCAAAGGTTTTCTTGTTAAGCTATGAATGTGCCACTTGAAACTGTCAGAAGTTCTATCTGCACATGGTGGTATCATGCAAGAGTCTGAATGCAGGCACCTGAAGAATATAAGTAGAGCACAACAGACAAGAGCATGGCTATCAGGAAATGGAATCACATGTGACATtcttcagttttcaaaatggGGTTTGGAGTAGATGCAGTACGCCTATATGTGAAACTGTAATATTGCCATCTTTATAACAGTTAAGACTAGAAGAGCTGATCCTAAATCTGCTGTTAGGGACAGAACATAATTGGAACTAGTGACTCACCTTGTTGCCTGAGGCCTGTAGTTATACTACTACTTCTAGGAGACACAGGGGTTGTGGCACTCATATTTGGTGATGTGTATGATGACCCAGATGTATGGTTTGTCTCCAGGGTGGTCAAACTGGGTGTACCAGTTTCAGTCGTTCTGTTCCCTGCATCAAGGCTTGTTTGGTTTAAGCTGTTATCGTAATCCTGAGCTGGGAAGCCTTCTTCCGATTCCTCTAAGTCATCCCCTGAATTATCGCCGTCTCCTTGGGTTATACCATTTTCAGaagtgtttgaatgtgtattGTTAGAATTTGTTGGATTCATGGCTTCTTGTGGATCACTGGCGGTCACTGAGGACTTTGGCGCTAAAGTCTGAAAATGCCCAGCAGCACACAGCCACGCTACAGGAGGCAAGAGAGTGTTCAGCATTCTGTCTGCGACTCAGCAAAATACTGTACATCTCATCAAATTAAACACACTTGAGAGTCCCAGTACAATACATTTAAGTGTGAAGTTCCAGTTTGCATGTGCTGTATGCttccattttaaatatttcaaattcgAAATTCGAAATTCTAGATTCGTAATTTTATGTTACTGTGCAAgaataaaaattacaaaaaaacaaaacaaaaaacagacaaacaaaaaagtaaatctTGTTTTCAGACAACTAAATGGCTAATTCTGAGGGGCAGTTCAACAAAGAGTTTTGCATATACCATCTTGGTGTATGTAGATTTTGTCAGCATTTATGCGCTGAGCAAGATGTGGGTGACAACACGTGACAAACACGCTTTAGtcaaaaaagatcaaataaacCACTccttctatttaaaaaaaaaaagaaaatcataaatTCATTCAAAATTGTTTCAGATCActtaccaaaaacaaacaaaagaagaaaattccTCAGCATCTTGGTGTTATTATAGGAAACTAACTGTGCACTTGCTTGAAGCGAGACTGATGGCCGCACCTTAACGAAACAAAGAAGAAATGTTCCTGCCAGCTCTTTTCTGCAACTGAGCCAACATCGTCATCATCAAGTTTAAAGCATGCAAACCACACAGGCTGCTAACAGGATGCCTGCACATCAGCTCATACATACACAGGGTGCATAAGGCTTTCACACAATTCAGAGGAAGTCATGTATACTTCAGGCCGCCAACGGAAAGTTATGACATAGTGTTAAAACAGTTCTCACTGCCCAAtaacataatttaaaatgtcCAATAGCAATAGCTATGTATGAAGGGTAATAGTGTATAGCATAATAAAATAGTAATATAGTAATCTGTCAAACCATATTACTGCTACTAAATCAGACAATATTTTGTTTGCATATTAACAAGGTTTTGTTAAACTGCTTGTATATTAAATATGGTAAATATTTCTGACAAATACTTATAAAATCACGCTCCCTGCTCAATATTTCAATACTGTCAGGTCTCAGTAGAGCTCAGTGATGTCTATGGTTTTCAGAACACATTACCAAATTATATAGGACACGTCTCTAACCCCATGGTGCTCGGTTAAAATAACAGGTCAGAGTGACTCATTCTGTCATGTATCGCCTACAAGTGGCCGTGTCTCTGACCTTAACAACGTCAACTGCATACATTTAGCAGAAAGAACATCTGAATCTCTCAAGTGTGAATATAGTTCCAAGTATAATACCTATCCCTTCAGGAGAAGCATACCCAGAATATGTCATTGACACATATTTCACACCTcaatattatttatgtattttgtcaTGGTATCAGGAACACATAAGTTGAGAAATGCGGTTGGAACTGGTGATGTTGTGCCCTCTGGTGAACAGATCTGGCATTACTCCAatatcacacagacaatttCTGCAAACAAGAAAGCTTCTCTCAGGTAcagttatttgtgttttattcatagTACATTTTTAGCAGAAATATTAAATTTAATGTTTACAAAGTTCTGATCCTAAAACACAAATTGGCACATAAGACAAGATCATTTGGCCTTATCCATTTGAGATTACagttgagagacagacacaactTCTCTTTAAAACGTCAGTCAttgtgtctgaaaacacagggTATGGTGTCAAGCCTTGCCCAGTCACCAGGGTCTTCAGTTTGCATGGCTGCATTGTGATTGAGCACTGCTTTTGTTATCTGATGGTGCGATACATCATGAAGTCCACTGTGGTGCATCGCGGGAATTTGCCGATGGAGCTCTCCTCTACAGGCGTGTAAACTTTGATCTgtcgcatgtgtgtgtctctgccatTCTGATGGTTGGCCAACACGGCGATCTGGATCATGAAGGTTCGAATCGGAGTATTCAAATCCAAAAGAGGGATGTGAATCCAACCACTTGGCTCTACCATCTCCAGTTGCTAAgaatatacacacaggcacacatgaaCAGAAAAATAGAGGGcagttttattgatttgtttcaTAATGATTTAGACAGTTGCCTGGTATTAATGTTCTGTTATCTTTCACTGATATGAGCCATTCTTTCACATGCAGACTGACCTGAGATACATGCATACAAGTCAGACTTTTGTAGAATAAACATCTAGCGTGCTCAGTAACTATGAGCAAACCCTTTCTAAAAGCAGAGCATTAAAGTCATTGTTGTAGCCAAACAACATAAGACATAAACCAACTAAATTCTGATTTCTCACCCGAATCTCTTGAAGGTTGTGAAAATTATTTCCAACTCTGACAGAGATCTTGCTTGGAGTGTAGCTCTCATCTGACTTATAATCTGCATAAATACACAACATCTTCACTGTTGTCTTTCTCCTGAAACAGAACACGTCAAAAGAGCCCATAACAACAGAAACTATGTACGAGGCTGTGTCATGCAATTTGAAACAGAGACACTCAACACTCAGAACCTTGAATGAGCAGACAGTtgcctaaaaacaaaaaaatgatcattgccagaccgaaacacacacactcattgtaCCTGAATTGAATGTTTACAAGATGAGGTTGGGAGCCATCAGACTGCCAATAGGTCTCCAGGTTATCATCTCTCAGCTGATCTACCCCAAATCCTGCACAGATATTGGAGGAGGCAGACAGTCACTTAATTTGACcatctatttaaaaaataagaCGGAATAAGAATgttatgcacagacacacaccaggtTTGCAAGACGACAGTGACCAAACGGCCTGAGACCCGATCTCCCTTACGGTGCCGGTGCGTTCCAGCTGTTTAGGGTCTGCGCCAGGTGGGGTTTTATTTGCGGTCGCCATCGTAACTGAAGTAACAGAGAAGTTCGTATTTAGCATTCAAAGCCTCACGCGTAAAACTGTGACTTACAAATAAATTCAAATTCACTCGACATTCGATATGCGAAAGACAAGAAAGCTTTGCTAGCAAGCTACGCTACAATTTTCCGCAAAGCATTGGGAATTGAGAAAGCATTTGGAACAATTTGTTAGTAAATATTTTACCTGTGGTCCAATGAATATCTGTTTTATCTTAACCTGAAGAGGATAACATTTTTGTTCAAACATCACATTCCAGGACCCGAATTTTTTCACTTCGAATTGAAGTCCGTTTCCCGGTTCTGTCGCATATGGATGAGGTCATGGTATTGCAGGCGCTATTTTAAAACGCAGTCTTCATTGCCGCCATTTTTCCCCTGTCATCCATAGAACACGTTGCCTGAAAAGAGGGGATAGTAATATAAACTAGGACTCTTCATCCTGACTATCTAAGTGGGCCTTGAAAGGAGGCGGTCGGGGTGTGTTGGAAAAAAGTAAGTCAATTTCATCATTGTGAGAGCAGTAGCTCGCATATGTCAACTATGGAGGCTAATTTGGTAACAGAAACGTGGTTACAAACTTCAGTGACAGTCTTGATAGCCAAGCCCAATGTTCGCGTCCGCCTCGTCAGTTTTTTTGTAATAAGTGTATCTTGGTTAATATTGTCGATGCCAGCTTTAGCCCTGGCTGTAGTTCACATGAAAAGATAGCGTGTTTTGGCTGCTTGTGTAGCTACCTCAAAAAGACATGTCGGAACACTATCAGAAAATTTAAAGCAACACTGATTTGCTCGCTCGCCTGCCGATGTAAGTATGGTCAttgttcactgtttttttccGATGCCTGGGATACGTTTTGCAGGTGCAGGTAGATTCATAAACATGGTAACCCTCCTTAATTATTCATTACCGCACGATATTAGTGTAATCTTCAGTAggtctctgtctcccccttgAGCAGGGCAGATGTCTGAGCTGTTCAGGGAACGAAGGCAACACCCAGCATAATGTCAGATAAGAATACAAGAATCGCCATAGTCAACCATGATAAGTGCAAACCCAAGAAATGCCGACAGGAGTGCAAGAAGAGTTGTCCTGTGGTGCGCATGGGTAAGATATTTACCATTGGAATATTTTTGCCTCTTATAAGTAACAGGCATTCCTGCAAATCTGTCGTTTACAGTGGATTTACAAAACCTACAAAGAACAACAGTTTCATCTACCATACTGTAAGCTCCTGCCTATTTCTATAATGTGTTTGCATTTAATATTCACGTGCTatgcctgtgttttttgtttttttttttcaggtaaacTGTGTATTGAGGTCACTCCTCAGAGTAAGATAGTATGGatctctgagtctctgtgtaTAGGATGTGGTATTTGCATAAAGGTACTAAAACCTGCCTCTTCTTCTGCACCATTTCACACATTAACTGCATTCAAACCAGAGCAGATAATACCAAGTGTACTTAGTCAAGGTCAAGGTTTTTTACCCTATGTTTTCCctcattatgtttgtgtgtgtgtccgcagaAATGTCCATTTGGTGCTTTATCAATCGTAAACCTACCTAGCAATTTGGAGAAAGAAACAACTCACAGATACTGTGCCAACTCATTTAAACTTCACAGGTAGTTACACACATATGCCTCCACGGAGGAGCCtgtctgaacaaaacaaattgagTGTTCCCCAACAGTTTCACATCCAAGACTTTTAATAAGTTTCTTACCAGTGAACGTAATTCTTTGTTAGACTACCCATTCCACGACCAGGGGAGGTGCTAGGGCTGGTTGGCACCAATGGAATTGGAAAATCCACTGCGCTTAAGATCctggcaggaaaacaaaaacccaaccTGGGAAAGTATGATGTGAGTGTAACCCTCAGCTGTGTGGattgatttcctttttttttttttttctttttcttttccctaaCGTGGATGCTGATTAATCTCTAGAATTATCATATTCAAATATTACAAAGCCCTCATCTGTTCTAGTTGCTAGGGTAATTCTTATGCCTTTAACTCATTtttagtatgtgtgtatatatattccTAGTAACAAACATGGCAGACTTCTCGTCTCTCTTAATTCTGCTGACCGTCGGCTTGAAGCTCAGTTGTGATTCGGGTCTCTATTCTGCATTTATGTTAGCACATTTAGCTGTTACTTATTACTAactttccattttctttctggGGGATTTACAGGCTCCTCCAGACTGGCAAGAGATCCTGACGTATTTCAGAGGCTCTGAGCTGCAGAACTATTTCACCAAAATCCTGGAGGATGACCTGAAGGCCATCGTCAAGCCACAGTATGTGGACCAGATCCCCAAAACAGTGAAGGTCAGTGACATACTCCAGAATGTGATGATCTTAAATGTTACTTAGCAGTTCCGACTACACTTCTGGTCTACGTGTAAAGATTTCATTGAAACCGGTTCCAGTAATGGTTACATTTATCCCCAGTACCTtcagtgtgctttttttcttctacttcttttttttgttgttgttttttaaattttttattctttttctttttgtggccTGCAGGGCTCTGTTGGAGCGATCCTGAACAGGAAggatgacacagagacacaggaacTAGTTTGTGAACGGCTGGGTACAACACTTTCGCTTTATTCAATTCTGCTGAACGTATTCACTGCTACATCTGATGTTGGTTATAATGCAACTGAGGTTTTCTCTGTAActggcatttgtgtgtgactAACTTGCTTCCATTTCTGGGCAGACCTGCTGCACCTGCGCGATCGGAATGTCGAGGACCTCTCAGGAGGAGAACTGCAGCGGTTTGCCTGCGCAGTCGTCTGCATCCAAAGAGCTGACATGTCAGTTGCTGTGTTATCCCTCTGTTTTGAACctccttctgctcctctctacctctttctgtTGTtcatatctctccatctctttctgtaGCTATATGTTTGACGAGCCATCAAGTTACCTGGAtgtaaaacagagactgaaggCCGCCATCACCATCAGATCCCTCATCTCGCCAGACAGGTCAGTATAACaagcatccatccatccatccatccatccatccatccatccagtgTTAAAtgatccattctctctctctctttttgtacaTTAGGTATATTATTGTGGTGGAGCATGATCTGAGCGTGCTGGATTACTTGTCAGACTTTATCTGCTGTCTGTATGGAGTTCCCAGCGCGTATGGTGTGGTCACTATGCCTTTCAGCGTCCGAGAAGGTACActacacgcacacgtgcacacacacatgcattcatatcTTTACAGCTGAAAATCTACAAGACAATTGTATGCTCATTggcatttgttctctctctatccattgCTCCCTTCCCCCaatcctcctctgtctgtagGTATTAACATCTTCTTGGATGGTTACGTGCCGACGGAGAACCTGAGGTTCAGAGAAACCTCTCTGGTGTTTAAGGTGGCGGAGACAGCagcggaggaggaggtgaagaagaTGTGCAGGTATCAGTACCCCTCCATGAAGAAGACAATGGGAGACTTTGAGCTGTTCATCAAGGAGGGAGAGTTCACCGACTCTGAGATCATGGTCATGCTCGGCGAGAAcggtgagaggagagggagttTGGTCACCTTCAGTTCTTTTCGATTTCCAAAATTTAGGAAGTATGTGGGTTAAGCATATTGAAACAGTTCTGTTTTGGCAGGTACCGGCAAAACGACGTTTATCAGAATGCTTGCGGGAGGCCTGAAACCAGACGGAGGAGGTGAAGTATATTGGCCtgtaatgtgtgcatgtatagaCACAAATGCTCAGTAACGTAGCACTAAAATGTCTGTGTTGCAGGGGAGGTGCCCATCCTGAATGTGAGCTATAAGCCGCAGAAGATCAGCCCCAAATTCAAGGTGCCTCTGACTGTACCATACATATACCCACGTCGTTTTTACCTGTCCTGTCTGATTCCACTTACTCACTGAGACTTGTCAGGATTGCTGCTATCTTAGCTCTTTTGTCcatatgtgtaaatatgaatgtgtgtgtgtgtgtgtgttgcagggcaGCGTCCGTGCTCTGCTTCATGAGAAGATTCGAGATGcgtacacacaccctcagttCATCACAGACGTCATGAAACCCATGCAGATTGAGAGCATCATTGATCAGGACGtgagtcaccatggcaaccacacactcacccacatacAAGTCTGTTCTATCTTTCCTATGCAAATTTTGGAAACAAAACTcttgtgtggtatgtgtgtgtgtgtgtaggtgcagAACCTGTCTGGAGGGGAACTGCAGCGTGTGGCCTTGGCGCTGTGTTTGGGGAAACCAGCTGATGTGTATCTGATCGACGAGCCATCTGCTTACCTGGACTCAGAGCAGCGTCTCATGGCAGCCAGAGTTATCAAACGGTAACATTTCCATAATGTTATATTAGTATATTTGAGTATTTCATACTTTTGGTTTAGTTTATTAGACAGAGGAATTGATATGAAATGCACATtatctgtattttatttcattttttgcatttctttttttcttttttaaagatacATACTTCATGCTAAGAAAACTGCCTTTGTGGTGGAGCATGACTTCATTATGGCCACGTACCTAGCAGACAGAGTCATTGTGTTTGACGGGATCCCATCCAAAAGCACATCAGCCAACACGTAAGGACTGTGGTGACAtccacaggcacaaacacacagagacacacatggcTATACGTATATAGCACCTGCACCGCTTGTTATTTACAGTTCACTGTAGACACAGCAGAAGGTTAGATTGGTAAAGatggtattttaaatattaagcaTTTGTCGTGGTTAACTATTATTTGATCTTAAGTCTGATTAGTctcttcatgtttgtgtgtttaattgtaTTTATCTTTGTATTTCAGTCCACAGACTCTGCTAGCCGGCATGAATAAGTTTTTGTCTCAGCTAGAGATCACGTTCAGAAGAGACCCGAACAACTTCAGACCGAGAATCAATAAGATGAATTCCATTAAGGTATAAATACAAATgagcacacacatccacatacacacacacttcagggTCGCCAAGGTGGACTTGAGCCACACAGAATACACAACCTGACTAAAATTAATTTACTTCGGTTTGCCAAATGGTGAATCTTCC contains:
- the abce1 gene encoding ATP-binding cassette sub-family E member 1, giving the protein MSDKNTRIAIVNHDKCKPKKCRQECKKSCPVVRMGKLCIEVTPQSKIVWISESLCIGCGICIKKCPFGALSIVNLPSNLEKETTHRYCANSFKLHRLPIPRPGEVLGLVGTNGIGKSTALKILAGKQKPNLGKYDAPPDWQEILTYFRGSELQNYFTKILEDDLKAIVKPQYVDQIPKTVKGSVGAILNRKDDTETQELVCERLDLLHLRDRNVEDLSGGELQRFACAVVCIQRADIYMFDEPSSYLDVKQRLKAAITIRSLISPDRYIIVVEHDLSVLDYLSDFICCLYGVPSAYGVVTMPFSVREGINIFLDGYVPTENLRFRETSLVFKVAETAAEEEVKKMCRYQYPSMKKTMGDFELFIKEGEFTDSEIMVMLGENGTGKTTFIRMLAGGLKPDGGGEVPILNVSYKPQKISPKFKGSVRALLHEKIRDAYTHPQFITDVMKPMQIESIIDQDVQNLSGGELQRVALALCLGKPADVYLIDEPSAYLDSEQRLMAARVIKRYILHAKKTAFVVEHDFIMATYLADRVIVFDGIPSKSTSANTPQTLLAGMNKFLSQLEITFRRDPNNFRPRINKMNSIKDVEQKRSGNYFFLDD
- the anapc10 gene encoding anaphase-promoting complex subunit 10, which codes for MATANKTPPGADPKQLERTGTVREIGSQAVWSLSSCKPGFGVDQLRDDNLETYWQSDGSQPHLVNIQFRRKTTVKMLCIYADYKSDESYTPSKISVRVGNNFHNLQEIRQLEMVEPSGWIHIPLLDLNTPIRTFMIQIAVLANHQNGRDTHMRQIKVYTPVEESSIGKFPRCTTVDFMMYRTIR